DNA from Geobacter sulfurreducens PCA:
TGGCGGGGGATCGGCATCATTCCGGGAAGTGGCCTCCGGATCGCCGATGCCTACGCCGCCTTCGACGCCGAGCGGGAGATCGCGGTGGAGGTCGAAGAGACCAAAGAGCACCAGGGGTGTCTCTGCGGGGAGATCCTCAAGGGGAAAGTGACACCCTTCGACTGTCCCCTGTTTGCCAACGCCTGCACCCCCGAGTCGCCCGTGGGCGCCTGCATGGTTTCCAGCGAGGGGACCTGCGCGGCGGCCTACAAGTACGGGCAATAATTCAACAACCGGAGAACCCTGTGAACAAGGAACTCATTCTGCTCGGTCACGGCAGTGGCGGAAAGCTATCCCACCAACTCCTGGACGACCTCATCATCCCCACTCTGTCGGGGATATCCCTGGCGGGTCAGAACGACGCGGCCCTGGTGGATGCCGACGGCCGCAGGCTGGCATTCACCACCGATTCCTACGTTGTTGACCCCGTCTTTTTCCCGGGCGGCAATATCGGAACCCTGGCGGTCAACGGGACCGTCAATGACCTGGCCATGATGGGCGCGCGTCCCCTGTTCCTGAGTGCCGGCCTCATCATCGAGGAGGGATTCAGCAGGAACGACCTCGGGACCATCCTTGCGTCCATGCGCCAGGCTGCCGATGCCGCCGGGGTAAGGATCGTCACCGGCGACACCAAGGTCGTCCCCCGGGGCAAGGCCGACCGGATCTTCATCAATACGTCGGGCATCGGACTGGTGGAGCACGACTTCACCATCTCCGGCGCCTGTGCCCGCCCCGGCGACCGGATCATCATCAATGGCACCGTGGGGGACCACGGCATTGCTGTCATGGCGAAGCGGGAGGGGCTTGAGCTCCTGACCGACATCGTCAGCGACTGTGCCCCTCTCAACGGGCTGGTGGCCGACATCATCGCCGAGGGCGGCGGGGATGTTCATGTTCTGCGCGACCCAACCCGGGGAGGGGTCGCCACCACTCTCAAGGAGATAGCCCTCCAGTCCGATGTTACGATCATGATCCGCGAGGAAGCCATCCCCTTGGCCGGGCCAGTGAAGGGGGTTTGTGCCATCCTGGGTCTCGATCCCCTTTACGTGGCCAACGAGGGCAAACTTCTCGTTGCCGTGGCCCCGTCGGCCGCCGAGCGGGTTCTGGCGCGCATGAAGACGCATCCCTGCGGAGGGGCTGCCGCGATCATCGGTGAAGTCACCGATGCGGGCGGGGGAAAGCTCCGGCTGGAGACATCGGTCGGGGGCGTAAGGGCAGTGGAGATGCTTGCGGGCGAGCAGTTGCCGCGCATTTGCTGACGGCACGGGCCGGCTGGCAGCCGGCCTCTGTCCGATGACGACAGGCGCACCCTGAGCGCCGGAATTTGCCGGAGGTAACGGTCACCATGGATAACCGCCAACCACGCCCGACCGGAGTAGATGAGCCGGTAACCCTCATGCTCGTGGGAGGGGGAATTCGCTGCTATGCTTTCATCGGCGCTCTGCGGGCCGTGGAGGAGATCGGCGTTCCCATCGGCAGGATCATCGGAGCGTCCACGGGCAGCATCATCGCCGCCCTGTATGCCGCGGGCATGCCGACCGCCGATTTGAAGCGGCTTGCCCTCGAAACCGACACGGAGTTGTTTCGTGACTTCTCTCCGCGCGGAGTCTTCTCCGGCATGGGGATCTGCCGGGGCGATGCGCTTGAGCGGTGGCTCGACGAGCGGCTGGGCGGCGTTTGTCTGGCAGATTTGCGCCGCAGCCCGCTTGCTGTCATTACCACGGATATCCTCAACCACGCTCCTTTCGTCCTTTCGGCCGACAATGCGCCCCGGTTGAAGGTCTCCGCCGCGGTCCGCTTCTCCGCGGCCATTCCCTTTATCTTTGCCTGGAAGAAATTCGTCGTGCGCGGCAAGGAGCACGTGCTCATCGACGGCACCCTCATGGCGAGCGTGATCGAGAGCCAGTGTGCCGAAGCGGGCAAGACCCTCGTCCTGCGGACCTTCTCCAAAAGAAGCATGAACCACCATTCCTCCTCCGTCATGACCCTGCGCCGCTACGCGGGCGACCTCCTGAACATCTTCTTTCACTCCATGGATCGGGAGTTTCTCAAGGGGGCCCGCTGGAAGGACACCATCACCATCCATTGTGGCATGGTGCCTTCTCTCTCGTTTTCCGTTACGGCGGACGAGCGGGAATTTCTGATGGAACAGGGCTATCAGCAGACCGCCAAATATCTTCGGTACAAGTGGGGGCTGTGAGAAGCATCTCCGGCTTTTTTTCTGTCTAACCCCCTGATGTTCTGCTAGTATGGCGACAATGTATGCTGTATACGCGTGGCCGGGCACCGGCAGCGGAGTAATGTCCTAAAGTTTTGCCCGGAATGGACGATATGGTTGACAGTGACAACCAGTTTCGGCAGGCAGGCGGAGGAGTAAGGTGGAAAAGAGAAAGTTCGAGCGGATCGATTTCAGGAGCGAGGCGATAATCCGGCACAATGGAACGAGCTTCAGGGCGGAAGTGGAAAACGTGAGCCTCAAGGGCCTCTTTGTGCGTACAGACCAGAAAATTCCCATCAACGAGCAGGTTGATGTCTCCATGTTTTTCTTCGGATCGTCCGCGGAGCTCTCGTTCAGCCTTGAGGCGAGCGTGGTACGGATAACCGACGACGGCATCGGCCTCAACTTCCGAAAGATCGACATGGACTCCCTGGTTCACTCGGATACGGCGGTTACGACAACCGGCGCTGATCGCCAAGGCGTAATCGAAGAATTTTACGGTTTCATCGAAAAGGACTAGCGAACGGCTCTTCGAATTCCTGTCCCATTGCGTTCTCTGCCGTCGCGTGGTTACGCCTCGCGGCACTGATTCCCCATGGACGATCTCCGCGACTGCTACGGGTTGCTCGGTCTCAGCCCCGGCGCTTCCGCCGACGAGGCGAAGCGTGCCTTTCGCGCAGCCGTTTCCGCCTGCCATCCCGATCGTTTTGTCAATGACCCGGTGCGCCGCCGCAATGCAGAAGAGCGGCTGCGCCTGATCATCGAGGCTTATCACCGGATCGATGCCTGCCGTAAGCTCGGGCCTGATATGTCGGCCAGCGCACATGCAGGACTGCAATCCGGGACCTGGTCGGCGGGTCGAAGCCCCGGATTCCCCTTCTCCTCACTCGTCACGTTTCCCAACGGGCTCTTCCTCCTGCTCTGCGGCGTCTGCGCCGTCCGCTTCACTCATCTCTACGGGGCCACGGCAAGTGCTGCTCTGGCGGCACTGGAGCTGCTGCTGGTCCCGCTGTTCTTCGGGGTTGCCCACAATCTGATCATCCCGGCGAACCGGCTGGTGCGGAACCTTTACGGCGCATTCACCGTCTGCTTTCTTCTGGTCGTTATTGCCGGCACAGTTACCGCGCGACACGACAACAGTCTTCCGCTCCCTGCTTCATTTGAATACTCCGACGGGGCCCCTGCTTCCTCAGTGCTCTGGCCCGCTACGAGCCATGATCGCCCGGCAGAGCCCACCGATGGGCCGGCTGCGGACACCCCTCTGTATCGACAGGGTGTCCGACCTCCCCACTCTCCCGATGCCCCGGTCGTCCCTCTTGCCCCTGCGGCTCCTGCTGCACCCCTCGTGCCGCCGGCCCGGTGAGGAATGCCTGTCCGGGGCGTCCGTAAAGGCGGTCGGGAATGATTGCATTTGATTTCAGCGGGACGCCGGCGATGGGGGGTACGCCGGGGCCTCCCCGACATGGAGGGACCTATGCCGATACGCCTCGGCGAGATGCTGATCAAAGCCGGAATGATAACCCATACGCAACTGGATGAGGCCCTGAAAGGGCAGGTGATCTTCGGGGGCAGGCTCGGAACGAACCTCATTGAAATGGGGGTGATCGGTGAGGAAGAGCTCGCCCGGGTCCTGAGCGAAAAGCTTCGGGTTCCCTGTGTCGATCCCGACGAGCTCATGGCAGTGCCCGATCACCTTTTGTCCCTTGTTCCCCGTGATATGGTTGAACGCTACAAGATCGTCCCCCTCGGGGTCGACGGGCGACGGCTCAGGCTCGTCATGGCCGACCCCTCGGATCTGCCGGCCATTGATGAAATCGCTTTTCGTACGGGATTTGTCATTGTGCCGATGGTCGCTCCGGAAATCCGGCTTTTCATGGCACTGGAGAAATACTACGGCATCCGGCGCGAGGTGCGTGCCCTGCCTGTATCGGAGACTCTGGGGGGACGCAGATGTACTTATGGGACCAAGCGGCCTGCGGAGCAACTCATGCGCCGGGATGTGGTCGATTTTTCAACCTTGCCCGACAATGGTAAGTATCTCCCCTGGGAAGGGGGCGACATCGATGATAATCGTATCGAGGCGGCCGAACGGTACACAATTGACGCTCTCTCCCGGACGCTTGCCGACTGCCGCGAACGCGACGCTGTGGCCGATGCCCTGGTGGACTATGCCGGCCGCCTCTTTGGTTGCGCCGGTCTGCTGCTCGTCATGAGGGATATGGCCGCAGGGTGGGAAGCGGTTGCCGGTCATGAGCGGTTGCGGGAGTTCGGGCAGCTGAGGATATCGCTTCAGGAGGCATCACATGTCCGGACAGTGGTTGAGGAGCGGAGTGTGTATCTCGGCCCGCCGGGCAACATGCCGACTGACCGGCGGTTGGCGGAGGCCTTGGGCGGGGCTGGCGCGCCGGGGCTGATGCTCGTGCCCATGGTGATGGGGAGGCGTGTGGTTACCATCCTCTGTGCCGCAGGGGAGATGGTCGCCTTGGGGGCTCGGTTGTCGGAAGCACAAACCATTGCCCGGAAAGGGGTGCTGGCGTTCGAGATTCTTATTTTGCGGGGTAAGATTCTGATGACATAGCGATTGCCAGCCGGTCAGATGCCGGCCCATTCGGGCCGACCTGAACGGAAGGGGGGGCTGGGGACATCACCCTCCGGAGTCGGGCTGCTGCGGCGTCAATGGCGCAAGTGATTGATTTGCCGCTGGATTCTCTGGTGCAGAGGAGCAGAAGCAGGCCGTCGTCGAGGGGTTTTATCGCTACGATTCCCTCTGTGTACCGGAGGAAGAGCGTTTCTGTGCTGACGGACGAGATGCCGAGGGTTATCACGCATTCAGCCAGGTCTTCCGAGACCGCAGACAGGGTCGTGTCATCAAAGAGAGGAGGAAACACTCGTTCGAGGATCTTCCCGCCGCGATCCGTGACGAGGCTGCCGATGGCACCGGGAAGCACGCTGAGTTCTGCAAGCGCCTGTCTCATGTCACGCGGTTTGCACGGCGCGGCGGATTGCTTCTTCAACCATGGGGGGCTGATGGTCTGCACCGGCGGCTACGGCGAGAAGATGATGCTTGCCGGTATAGATGAACAGATGTTCTCTTGTGCCTTCAAGGACCATCGAGGTGGGGCTCCCGGTTCCGAGGCGCGACCCGATCCGGTCTGCCAGGCGGGCGAGGAAGCAGGCCCCGGCGGCTAAGCGGTCCGCCGAAGGGCTTTTTTCGTCCGTGGGTACGCCGTCAAAGTCAAGGGTGATGGCGTCGGATACCATCCCGATTGCACGTATCCGCTCGCGCAGCGGCGTTTGTTCAGCCCGTTCCCCCTTCGGATCGACGTGCCGATGACGTTCATCCATGGCCCGGTGCGCATCGAGCAGAAGGTGTTGCCGGTTCTTCCTGATGGAGTGGCGATCGGTAGCTAGGTGGGGGTAGGCAGTGAAGCGTCCGCCCGGCCAGCGCATGATCCGTTGGAGCGCCTCTTCTCCCTCGCAGCTGCCTTTTTCGGCGTGGACAATCTCGCCATCCTGGAAAAAAATAACACCGCACCGCCCTCCGAATTCGACTGAGATGCAACCGGAGAACCTGTTGGTTCCCTTGAGTTGGATCAGGTCTGCCAGTGAGACCCCAACCATCGATCCGTTGAATCCTTCATGTCGTTTCCTGCAGAGCGCTTCCTGCGCCATGATCCCTCCCTGGTGACTGCGCTGTGGCGTGTGTCGGATTCGATCCGCACCTTTCAATGGTGCCGGCGAAGTGTCGCTGTATAACATATTTTGTGATATCGAACAAGATAGTTAATGATGATTAATCGGACAACGCTCCGTGATAACGGCTGGTTGATGGACTTAGTTGCATACAATTAAAATATAGCAATTAATAATACGGTGGTGATTGACTATGCCAGAACAATGTTTTGTTTATTTTGTGGTTTTGACTGGAGGCATGGGGGCGAAATGCTGAAGAAAAGAGGAAAAACGTTGTGATTTTCTCGTGGAAACGGTAGTCTTTTAAGCACGTGACCAAGCGGCAAGAGCCAGGTCACGCAAATTTACCGCAAGGAGTCAACCATGAAGTATGTGAATGCCTTTGTTCTTATGATTCTGCTTGCATCCCAGTCCATTGATGCCCACGCCTTCGGCTCCATGGGCGGCATGGGCGGGGGTGGGGCGGTCTCTGTACAGAGTACCCCTCTGGCAGGCAAGGTTGTGGAGACGTTCAACAGCGGCGGGTATACCTACGTCAGTCTTGAGCGGGACGGTAAGACCGTATGGGCCGCCATTCCCGAGACTTCACTCGAGGTCGGCCGCGAGGTGACTCTCAAGCCGGGCATGGAGATGCAACAGTTCTTCAGTAAAGCCCTTAACCGGACCTTTGACAGTATCTATTTTTCCGAGGGGCTGGCGACCCAGGCCGCAAGCACCAAGGGAAAGAGCTCGGCTGGAAGCAAGGGGGGGGTGGTCACTCCCGCAGAGAAGATTGCTGTAGAAAAGGCCGCTGGGGCCAATGGCTTCACTGTTGCCGAGCTCCATGGCAACAGGGAGAAACTTGACGGCAAGACGATCAGTGTCCGGGCCAAGGTGACCAAGGTGTCGGCCGGCATCATGGGTAAGAACTGGCTGCATCTTCAGGACGGCTCCGGCGACAGCTCGAAGGGAAGCCATGATCTGACCGTGACGACCCAGGACCTCCCGGCTTTGGGCGAAGTGGTCACCGTCACCGGAACGCTCAGGAAGGACAAGGATTTCGGCGGCGGCTACAAGTATGACGCGATTGTGGAAGACGGGACGGTTTCGCACTGACACGGCGATCATTCGGTGCATGCACGGGGAGGGGCAACAGCTCCTCCCCTTTTCCGTTCCAGGCCCAATTCTCGACAACCGTTGTCCCCTGATGTATCCTTCCCCCATGACTTTGACGATCCTCGCCTGTTACCTCGCGGTCCTCACCTTCGAGCATCTGCTCCGCATAATGAACCTCAAACATCTCAGGCGCCAGGGTACAACGGTCCCCGATGGCTTCGCCGGCGCGGTGGATGAAGGGAGCCTTCGCACTGCAACTGCCTATACCCTCGACCGGAGTCGCCTGGGGATTGCGGAATCACTGGTCGACAGCGGCCTCCTTGTCGGGTTTCTCTTCGCGGGGATCCTTCCTCTCTTCGACCGCTGGGTTGCCTCGCTGACCTCCTCGTTCATCCTCGGGGGTGTCGTCTTCTTTCTGCTTCTCTCCCTCGTTCAGAGTGCACTGGCGATCCCCTTCGGACTCTATGAAACATTCGTCATTGAGCGTCGGTACGGCTTTACCACCATAACGCCGAAGCTCTGGTGGTCCGACCTGCTTAAGTCGACATGTATTTCAATGACGCTTGCCACGCTCATGATTTCCGGCGCTTTCGCCCTGGTTGCATGGAGTCCCCTGCACTGGTGGCTCTGGGTCTGGGGCTTTCTCGCGTTTCTGACCCTGTTTCTCATGTACCTCTCACCGTATGTCATCGAGCCGTTGTTCAACCGCTACGAGCCGGTGAAGACCGAAGGGCTGGAAGAAGAGATCCGTGCCATGGCCGAGCGGGCCGGACTCAGGGTGAGCCGGGTTATGCAGGTGGATGCCTCCCGGCGCAGCCGCCACTCCAATGCCTACTTTACCGGCATCGGCCGGGTGAAGCGCATCGTGCTGTACGATACGCTGCTGGGCCAGATGACCCACGCGGAGATTCTGGCGGTCCTGGCCCATGAGATCGGCCACTGGAAGCTCGGACACATCCGCCGGAGGCTTATTGCCGGTCAGGCAGGTGCCCTTGCCGCTGCCTGGCTGGCGTGGCGGGTCACATCATGGGAGGGGCTGCCCGGACTTCTCGGGATGACGGAGGCGACGTTTCCGGCCCGGCTCGTGATCGTCGGCTTCATCGGTACCTTGGCGCTCTTTCCGCTCACGCCCCTGTTTGCCTGGTTGTCGCGCCGGCAGGAGCGGGAGGCCGACCGATTCGCAGTGGAGCTCTGCGAAAATCCCGCATCGCTCGCTACGGCGCTGGTTAAACTTTCCCGGGAAAATCTCTCCAATCTCCATCCGCACCCCCTCTACGCAGCATTTCACTATTCCCACCCGCCGGTGGTTGAACGGGTGCAAGGGCTGCTGGCGCTGGCGCGAAAAGAATGATCTGTGCGAGTGTGGACGGCAGTGGAGGCAGGGCGTTACTGAAGAAGAGGCTTTGAGAGGGTTCCCCGGATCGGCAGCCGGTAGTGACCCGGCGTTATCAG
Protein-coding regions in this window:
- a CDS encoding PilZ domain-containing protein codes for the protein MEKRKFERIDFRSEAIIRHNGTSFRAEVENVSLKGLFVRTDQKIPINEQVDVSMFFFGSSAELSFSLEASVVRITDDGIGLNFRKIDMDSLVHSDTAVTTTGADRQGVIEEFYGFIEKD
- a CDS encoding M48 family metallopeptidase → MTLTILACYLAVLTFEHLLRIMNLKHLRRQGTTVPDGFAGAVDEGSLRTATAYTLDRSRLGIAESLVDSGLLVGFLFAGILPLFDRWVASLTSSFILGGVVFFLLLSLVQSALAIPFGLYETFVIERRYGFTTITPKLWWSDLLKSTCISMTLATLMISGAFALVAWSPLHWWLWVWGFLAFLTLFLMYLSPYVIEPLFNRYEPVKTEGLEEEIRAMAERAGLRVSRVMQVDASRRSRHSNAYFTGIGRVKRIVLYDTLLGQMTHAEILAVLAHEIGHWKLGHIRRRLIAGQAGALAAAWLAWRVTSWEGLPGLLGMTEATFPARLVIVGFIGTLALFPLTPLFAWLSRRQEREADRFAVELCENPASLATALVKLSRENLSNLHPHPLYAAFHYSHPPVVERVQGLLALARKE
- the hypE gene encoding hydrogenase expression/formation protein HypE is translated as MNKELILLGHGSGGKLSHQLLDDLIIPTLSGISLAGQNDAALVDADGRRLAFTTDSYVVDPVFFPGGNIGTLAVNGTVNDLAMMGARPLFLSAGLIIEEGFSRNDLGTILASMRQAADAAGVRIVTGDTKVVPRGKADRIFINTSGIGLVEHDFTISGACARPGDRIIINGTVGDHGIAVMAKREGLELLTDIVSDCAPLNGLVADIIAEGGGDVHVLRDPTRGGVATTLKEIALQSDVTIMIREEAIPLAGPVKGVCAILGLDPLYVANEGKLLVAVAPSAAERVLARMKTHPCGGAAAIIGEVTDAGGGKLRLETSVGGVRAVEMLAGEQLPRIC
- a CDS encoding J domain-containing protein; translation: MDDLRDCYGLLGLSPGASADEAKRAFRAAVSACHPDRFVNDPVRRRNAEERLRLIIEAYHRIDACRKLGPDMSASAHAGLQSGTWSAGRSPGFPFSSLVTFPNGLFLLLCGVCAVRFTHLYGATASAALAALELLLVPLFFGVAHNLIIPANRLVRNLYGAFTVCFLLVVIAGTVTARHDNSLPLPASFEYSDGAPASSVLWPATSHDRPAEPTDGPAADTPLYRQGVRPPHSPDAPVVPLAPAAPAAPLVPPAR
- a CDS encoding general secretion pathway protein GspE, coding for MPIRLGEMLIKAGMITHTQLDEALKGQVIFGGRLGTNLIEMGVIGEEELARVLSEKLRVPCVDPDELMAVPDHLLSLVPRDMVERYKIVPLGVDGRRLRLVMADPSDLPAIDEIAFRTGFVIVPMVAPEIRLFMALEKYYGIRREVRALPVSETLGGRRCTYGTKRPAEQLMRRDVVDFSTLPDNGKYLPWEGGDIDDNRIEAAERYTIDALSRTLADCRERDAVADALVDYAGRLFGCAGLLLVMRDMAAGWEAVAGHERLREFGQLRISLQEASHVRTVVEERSVYLGPPGNMPTDRRLAEALGGAGAPGLMLVPMVMGRRVVTILCAAGEMVALGARLSEAQTIARKGVLAFEILILRGKILMT
- a CDS encoding patatin-like phospholipase family protein, with product MDNRQPRPTGVDEPVTLMLVGGGIRCYAFIGALRAVEEIGVPIGRIIGASTGSIIAALYAAGMPTADLKRLALETDTELFRDFSPRGVFSGMGICRGDALERWLDERLGGVCLADLRRSPLAVITTDILNHAPFVLSADNAPRLKVSAAVRFSAAIPFIFAWKKFVVRGKEHVLIDGTLMASVIESQCAEAGKTLVLRTFSKRSMNHHSSSVMTLRRYAGDLLNIFFHSMDREFLKGARWKDTITIHCGMVPSLSFSVTADEREFLMEQGYQQTAKYLRYKWGL
- a CDS encoding DUF4388 domain-containing protein; the protein is MAQEALCRKRHEGFNGSMVGVSLADLIQLKGTNRFSGCISVEFGGRCGVIFFQDGEIVHAEKGSCEGEEALQRIMRWPGGRFTAYPHLATDRHSIRKNRQHLLLDAHRAMDERHRHVDPKGERAEQTPLRERIRAIGMVSDAITLDFDGVPTDEKSPSADRLAAGACFLARLADRIGSRLGTGSPTSMVLEGTREHLFIYTGKHHLLAVAAGADHQPPMVEEAIRRAVQTA